Proteins found in one Brachypodium distachyon strain Bd21 chromosome 5, Brachypodium_distachyon_v3.0, whole genome shotgun sequence genomic segment:
- the LOC100828448 gene encoding uncharacterized protein LOC100828448 isoform X2, which produces MCYQRIGILCSNLPNRLGKKEIGTYHFQPRRVCFVGYSPYACRNGCLSQACLLPETRSLLPIPTAFCSTPHVRLTPSAFLPSRRNFEGYIPRSCSGSSLRIYTRSSLLSLSPSSALMVSAQLPSSDVAQRSEEWFALRKDKLTTSTFSTALGFWAGNRRSELWNEKVFGPTELKLAEAAMSAMAWGTNHESMAVEQYTSITGRSVGSLGFAVHTEANSGWLGASPDGILGCDPNGGILEVKCPYNKGKPELALPWRIVPYYYMPQVQGLMEIMGRDWVDLYCWTPNGSSLFRVPRDRAYWELIHDVLREFWWGNVMPARELVLLGKEAEARSFEPQPKHRLTNLVIVKSRKLASEAKLLCRDVGGHVEFFP; this is translated from the exons ATGTGTTATCAGAGAATCGGAATATTATGCTCAAATCTTCCAAATAGATtgggaaaaaaagagattGGAACCTATCATTTTCAGCCACGTAGAGTTTGCTTCGTTGGGTATTCACCTTACGCCTGTCGAAACGGTTGCTTGTCCCAAGCATGTCTGCTTCCTGAAACAAG GTCACTCCTGCCCATTCCAACGGCCTTTTGTTCAACACCTCATGTGCGTCTAACTCCGTCTGCATTCTTGCCGTCAAGACGAAACTTTGAAGGCTATATTCCTCGTAGCTGCTCAGGTTCATCGTTGCGGATCTATACCCGGTCATCATTGTTATCCCTCTCGCCATCTTCAGCCCTCATGGTGTCCGCCCAGCTTCCCTCTTCTGACGTAGCCCAACGGTCAGAGGAGTGGTTTGCCCTCCGGAAGGACAAGCTCACCACAAGCACCTTCAGCACTGCATTGGGCTTCTGGGCCGGCAACAGACGGTCGGAGCTGTGGAATGAGAAGGTATTTGGACCAACAGAACTCAAGTTGGCGGAGGCAGCCATGTCTGCCATGGCCTGGGGAACCAATCATGAAAGCATGGCGGTAGAGCAGTACACAAGCATCACAGGAAGATCGGTGGGTTCCCTTGGCTTTGCAGTGCACACAGAGGCTAACTCTGGATGGCTTGGAGCTTCACCTGACGGCATTCTTGGGTGTGACCCCAATGGCGGGATCCTGGAAGTCAAGTGTCCATACAACAAGGGTAAGCCTGAGCTTGCTCTGCCATGGCGTATCGTGCCATACTACTACATGCCGCAGGTGCAGGGCCTGATGGAGATAATGGGTAGAGACTGGGTCGACCTCTACTGCTGGACCCCCAATGGGAGCAGCCTCTTCCGGGTCCCTCGAGACCGCGCATACTGGGAGCTCATCCACGACGTCCTGCGTGAATTCTGGTGGGGCAACGTAATGCCTGCACGGGAGCTCGTACTGCTCGGGAAGGAGGCCGAAGCGAGATCCTTCGAGCCACAGCCCAAGCACCGGCTCACGAACCTGGTGATAGTTAAGAGCAGGAAGCTGGCTTCTGAAGCCAAGTTGTTGTGTAGGGACGTTGGTGGGCATGTAGAATTCTTCCCATGA
- the LOC100828448 gene encoding uncharacterized protein LOC100828448 isoform X4: protein MRAGLKRSLLPIPTAFCSTPHVRLTPSAFLPSRRNFEGYIPRSCSGSSLRIYTRSSLLSLSPSSALMVSAQLPSSDVAQRSEEWFALRKDKLTTSTFSTALGFWAGNRRSELWNEKVFGPTELKLAEAAMSAMAWGTNHESMAVEQYTSITGRSVGSLGFAVHTEANSGWLGASPDGILGCDPNGGILEVKCPYNKGKPELALPWRIVPYYYMPQVQGLMEIMGRDWVDLYCWTPNGSSLFRVPRDRAYWELIHDVLREFWWGNVMPARELVLLGKEAEARSFEPQPKHRLTNLVIVKSRKLASEAKLLCRDVGGHVEFFP from the exons ATGAGAGCTGGGCTGAAAAG GTCACTCCTGCCCATTCCAACGGCCTTTTGTTCAACACCTCATGTGCGTCTAACTCCGTCTGCATTCTTGCCGTCAAGACGAAACTTTGAAGGCTATATTCCTCGTAGCTGCTCAGGTTCATCGTTGCGGATCTATACCCGGTCATCATTGTTATCCCTCTCGCCATCTTCAGCCCTCATGGTGTCCGCCCAGCTTCCCTCTTCTGACGTAGCCCAACGGTCAGAGGAGTGGTTTGCCCTCCGGAAGGACAAGCTCACCACAAGCACCTTCAGCACTGCATTGGGCTTCTGGGCCGGCAACAGACGGTCGGAGCTGTGGAATGAGAAGGTATTTGGACCAACAGAACTCAAGTTGGCGGAGGCAGCCATGTCTGCCATGGCCTGGGGAACCAATCATGAAAGCATGGCGGTAGAGCAGTACACAAGCATCACAGGAAGATCGGTGGGTTCCCTTGGCTTTGCAGTGCACACAGAGGCTAACTCTGGATGGCTTGGAGCTTCACCTGACGGCATTCTTGGGTGTGACCCCAATGGCGGGATCCTGGAAGTCAAGTGTCCATACAACAAGGGTAAGCCTGAGCTTGCTCTGCCATGGCGTATCGTGCCATACTACTACATGCCGCAGGTGCAGGGCCTGATGGAGATAATGGGTAGAGACTGGGTCGACCTCTACTGCTGGACCCCCAATGGGAGCAGCCTCTTCCGGGTCCCTCGAGACCGCGCATACTGGGAGCTCATCCACGACGTCCTGCGTGAATTCTGGTGGGGCAACGTAATGCCTGCACGGGAGCTCGTACTGCTCGGGAAGGAGGCCGAAGCGAGATCCTTCGAGCCACAGCCCAAGCACCGGCTCACGAACCTGGTGATAGTTAAGAGCAGGAAGCTGGCTTCTGAAGCCAAGTTGTTGTGTAGGGACGTTGGTGGGCATGTAGAATTCTTCCCATGA
- the LOC100828448 gene encoding uncharacterized protein LOC100828448 isoform X3 — protein MAASPQAAAAGRHALGRGTAPPRSRFRSARPPSSLEPPHRAASYLFRSLLPIPTAFCSTPHVRLTPSAFLPSRRNFEGYIPRSCSGSSLRIYTRSSLLSLSPSSALMVSAQLPSSDVAQRSEEWFALRKDKLTTSTFSTALGFWAGNRRSELWNEKVFGPTELKLAEAAMSAMAWGTNHESMAVEQYTSITGRSVGSLGFAVHTEANSGWLGASPDGILGCDPNGGILEVKCPYNKGKPELALPWRIVPYYYMPQVQGLMEIMGRDWVDLYCWTPNGSSLFRVPRDRAYWELIHDVLREFWWGNVMPARELVLLGKEAEARSFEPQPKHRLTNLVIVKSRKLASEAKLLCRDVGGHVEFFP, from the exons ATGGCAGCTTCTccgcaggcggcggccgccggtcGTCACGCGCTGGGCCGCGGGACTgcgccgccgaggtcgaggTTCCGCTCGGCTCGGCCGCCCTCGTCGCTCGAGCCGCCACACCGCGCAG CTTCTTATTTGTTCAGGTCACTCCTGCCCATTCCAACGGCCTTTTGTTCAACACCTCATGTGCGTCTAACTCCGTCTGCATTCTTGCCGTCAAGACGAAACTTTGAAGGCTATATTCCTCGTAGCTGCTCAGGTTCATCGTTGCGGATCTATACCCGGTCATCATTGTTATCCCTCTCGCCATCTTCAGCCCTCATGGTGTCCGCCCAGCTTCCCTCTTCTGACGTAGCCCAACGGTCAGAGGAGTGGTTTGCCCTCCGGAAGGACAAGCTCACCACAAGCACCTTCAGCACTGCATTGGGCTTCTGGGCCGGCAACAGACGGTCGGAGCTGTGGAATGAGAAGGTATTTGGACCAACAGAACTCAAGTTGGCGGAGGCAGCCATGTCTGCCATGGCCTGGGGAACCAATCATGAAAGCATGGCGGTAGAGCAGTACACAAGCATCACAGGAAGATCGGTGGGTTCCCTTGGCTTTGCAGTGCACACAGAGGCTAACTCTGGATGGCTTGGAGCTTCACCTGACGGCATTCTTGGGTGTGACCCCAATGGCGGGATCCTGGAAGTCAAGTGTCCATACAACAAGGGTAAGCCTGAGCTTGCTCTGCCATGGCGTATCGTGCCATACTACTACATGCCGCAGGTGCAGGGCCTGATGGAGATAATGGGTAGAGACTGGGTCGACCTCTACTGCTGGACCCCCAATGGGAGCAGCCTCTTCCGGGTCCCTCGAGACCGCGCATACTGGGAGCTCATCCACGACGTCCTGCGTGAATTCTGGTGGGGCAACGTAATGCCTGCACGGGAGCTCGTACTGCTCGGGAAGGAGGCCGAAGCGAGATCCTTCGAGCCACAGCCCAAGCACCGGCTCACGAACCTGGTGATAGTTAAGAGCAGGAAGCTGGCTTCTGAAGCCAAGTTGTTGTGTAGGGACGTTGGTGGGCATGTAGAATTCTTCCCATGA
- the LOC100828448 gene encoding uncharacterized protein LOC100828448 isoform X1: MLFCCVRPRRPLCSQNDPDGTSLAHPHARPSGHGSFSAGGGRRSSRAGPRDCAAEVEVPLGSAALVARAATPRRSLLPIPTAFCSTPHVRLTPSAFLPSRRNFEGYIPRSCSGSSLRIYTRSSLLSLSPSSALMVSAQLPSSDVAQRSEEWFALRKDKLTTSTFSTALGFWAGNRRSELWNEKVFGPTELKLAEAAMSAMAWGTNHESMAVEQYTSITGRSVGSLGFAVHTEANSGWLGASPDGILGCDPNGGILEVKCPYNKGKPELALPWRIVPYYYMPQVQGLMEIMGRDWVDLYCWTPNGSSLFRVPRDRAYWELIHDVLREFWWGNVMPARELVLLGKEAEARSFEPQPKHRLTNLVIVKSRKLASEAKLLCRDVGGHVEFFP, translated from the exons ATGTTGTTTTGTTGTGTTCGACCAAGACGGCCGCTTTGTTCCCAAAACGACCCAGACGGAACCAGCCTAGCCCATCCACACGCGAGACCTAGCGGCCATGGCAGCTTCTccgcaggcggcggccgccggtcGTCACGCGCTGGGCCGCGGGACTgcgccgccgaggtcgaggTTCCGCTCGGCTCGGCCGCCCTCGTCGCTCGAGCCGCCACACCGCGCAG GTCACTCCTGCCCATTCCAACGGCCTTTTGTTCAACACCTCATGTGCGTCTAACTCCGTCTGCATTCTTGCCGTCAAGACGAAACTTTGAAGGCTATATTCCTCGTAGCTGCTCAGGTTCATCGTTGCGGATCTATACCCGGTCATCATTGTTATCCCTCTCGCCATCTTCAGCCCTCATGGTGTCCGCCCAGCTTCCCTCTTCTGACGTAGCCCAACGGTCAGAGGAGTGGTTTGCCCTCCGGAAGGACAAGCTCACCACAAGCACCTTCAGCACTGCATTGGGCTTCTGGGCCGGCAACAGACGGTCGGAGCTGTGGAATGAGAAGGTATTTGGACCAACAGAACTCAAGTTGGCGGAGGCAGCCATGTCTGCCATGGCCTGGGGAACCAATCATGAAAGCATGGCGGTAGAGCAGTACACAAGCATCACAGGAAGATCGGTGGGTTCCCTTGGCTTTGCAGTGCACACAGAGGCTAACTCTGGATGGCTTGGAGCTTCACCTGACGGCATTCTTGGGTGTGACCCCAATGGCGGGATCCTGGAAGTCAAGTGTCCATACAACAAGGGTAAGCCTGAGCTTGCTCTGCCATGGCGTATCGTGCCATACTACTACATGCCGCAGGTGCAGGGCCTGATGGAGATAATGGGTAGAGACTGGGTCGACCTCTACTGCTGGACCCCCAATGGGAGCAGCCTCTTCCGGGTCCCTCGAGACCGCGCATACTGGGAGCTCATCCACGACGTCCTGCGTGAATTCTGGTGGGGCAACGTAATGCCTGCACGGGAGCTCGTACTGCTCGGGAAGGAGGCCGAAGCGAGATCCTTCGAGCCACAGCCCAAGCACCGGCTCACGAACCTGGTGATAGTTAAGAGCAGGAAGCTGGCTTCTGAAGCCAAGTTGTTGTGTAGGGACGTTGGTGGGCATGTAGAATTCTTCCCATGA
- the LOC100828954 gene encoding F-box protein SKIP14, translating into MALNYPSCSLLMNDECFAMMRGCGCWSEEASPLSSIGVNALFRDDLESERDDESDPVDLLPTDPFGMNFETTLTAALASYFGDLTGAGRFGNGDGVAVCADLSYYFLNHALALSREPLIGGHSSAFEGPLGFGGLAAGGDTEHSPGLPPRASCSQSIGYEEDPCASGIAALACCDAVPVQEGTAPHDGMLFALGYLGLRDILSVEMVCKSLHSAVRNDPLLWKCIHVEQALCKISDPDLLRLTQKFPGALQCLNINNCLNITDKGLNAVLESNPGLTKLSIAHCERLTLDGLISNLKSFSMKAVYGIKSLRFGTRFNLPKKQYEELLSLLSIDKMQELHNQEPRFCQANHLLSDCSDGYALDIEMCPICQSYKLVYDCPEEECNARRSGNCRACGICIKRCGQCGRCLEPGIQFEEKFDLVYRCYKCLGDPASSLTGEK; encoded by the exons ATGGCGCTGAATTATCCATCCTGCTCGTTGCTGATGAACGACGAGTGCTTTGCCATGATGAGAGGGTGTGGGTGCTGGTCGGAGGAGGCCTCCCCCCTGTCGTCCATAGGGGTGAATGCCCTGTTCCGGGATGATTTAGAGTCGGAGCGGGATGATGAGTCCGACCCTGTTGATCTCTTGCCGACGGATCCCTTTGGGATGAACTTCGAGACCACACTCACTGCTGCGCTCGCCAGTTACTTCGGAGACCTCACCGGTGCTGGCCGTTTTGGAAACGGCGATGGTGTTGCTGTTTGTGCTGACCTGAGTTATTACTTCCTGAATCATGCTCTTGCACTCTCTCGAGAACCACTGATTGGTGGTCACAGTAGTGCTTTCGAGGGACCCTTGGGGTTTGGAGGACTTGCCGCCGGTGGAGACACTGAGCATTCTCCAGGATTACCTCCGCGCGCATCCTGCTCACAGTCAATTGGGTATGAGGAGGATCCATGCGCCTCTGGCATTGCTGCATTGGCGTGCTGTGATGCTGTTCCTGTCCAGGAAGGAACTGCACCACATGACGGAATGTTGTTTGCTCTTGGCTATCTTGGGCTTCGGGACATCCTCTCTGTGGAGATGGTATGCAAATCTTTGCATTCTGCTGTTCGGAATGACCCTTTACTGTGGAAGTGTATCCATGTTGAACAAGCCTTGTGCAAGATTTCTGACCCCGATCTTCTACGTTTGACACAAAAGTTCCCGGGGGCTTTGCAGTGTTTAAATATAAATAATTGCCTGAATATCACGGACAAGGGTTTGAATGCTGTTCTTGAAAGTAATCCAGGATTAACAAAG TTGAGTATTGCACACTGCGAACGATTAACGTTAGATGGTCTTATCTCCAATCTCAAGTCATTTAGTATGAAAGCGGTGTATGGCATCAAGAGCCTCAGATTTGGTACACGCTTCAATTTACCAAAAAAGCAGTATGAGGAGTTACTATCCTTGTTGAGCATTGACAAGATGCAGGAGCTGCACAACCAGGAGCCACGATTCTGTCAAGCTAATCATCTTTTATCAGATTGCAGTGACGGATATGCTCTTGATATTGAGATGTGCCCTATTTGTCAGAGCTACAAACTTGTTTATGATTGCCCTGAAGAGGAATGCAATGCCAGAAGATCTGGTAATTGCAGAGCATGCGGGATTTGCATCAAGAGATGCGGGCAGTGTGGGAGGTGTTTAGAACCCGGTATACAGTTTGAAGAAAAATTTGATCTGGTCTACCGTTGTTACAAGTGTCTAGGGGATCCAGCCTCATCTCTCACTGGGGAAAAGTAG